From a region of the Zingiber officinale cultivar Zhangliang chromosome 4B, Zo_v1.1, whole genome shotgun sequence genome:
- the LOC121974595 gene encoding UDP-glycosyltransferase 83A1-like — MAPPHVLAVPFPAQGHVIPLMELCHCLVEHGFKVTFVNTEFNHKRLLAALSEESTVDQIALVSVPDGLGPGEDRNDLGRLTEAFTKVIPLCLEELIEKSNETEDPMTCMLVDVNMGWAREAVRKKGLRSAFFWPAAAQSLATLLSIPELISRGIIDADGTTISEHGRFQLGPGLPFIDATQLTWNFCGGDGRTKKLIFNYIVNNNRAIDVADFIICNSFKELEEPTFRYNPKILPIGPLLTGLRPNRALGNFWPEDAACLSWLDEQQPGSVVYVAFGSFTIFDRGQFQEFALGLEATGLPFLWVVRPDLTGDTADAYPDGFKERVGDRGRIVAWAPQQKVLAHPSVACFVSHCGWNSTMEGVRNGKLFLCWPYFTDQFLNQNYICDDWKVGLPLTPDESGIIKREQVKSKVEELLSNEEMRARASMLKENAQQNLNEGGASFENLKTFMDAFQA, encoded by the exons ATGGCTCCGCCACACGTTCTCGCTGTGCCTTTCCCTGCTCAAGGCCATGTCATTCCCCTCATGGAGCTCTGCCACTGCTTGGTAGAACACGGCTTCAAGGTCACCTTCGTCAATACCGAGTTCAACCACAAGCGTCTGCTCGCCGCGTTGTCCGAGGAGAGCACCGTGGACCAGATCGCTCTGGTCTCGGTCCCCGACGGATTAGGGCCGGGGGAAGACCGGAACGATCTCGGGAGGCTAACGGAAGCATTCACGAAGGTAATTCCGCTGTGCTTGGAGGAACTAATCGAGAAGAGCAACGAAACAGAGGATCCGATGACTTGCATGTTGGTGGATGTGAATATGGGATGGGCGCGGGAGGCTGTCCGTAAGAAGGGTCTCCGGTCAGCCTTTTTCTGGCCGGCGGCAGCCCAGTCGCTGGCCACTCTGCTGAGCATTCCGGAGTTGATTTCGAGAGGCATCATCGATGCCGATG GCACAACGATCTCAGAACACGGAAGGTTCCAGCTCGGCCCCGGCTTGCCATTCATCGACGCGACGCAGTTGACATGGAACTTTTGTGGTGGAGACGGAAGAACCAAAAAGCTAATCTTCAACTACATCGTCAACAACAACAGGGCCATCGACGTCGCGGATTTCATCATCTGCAACTCCTTCAAAGAGCTCGAAGAGCCAACCTTCCGTTACAATCCAAAGATTCTTCCAATCGGGCCGCTGCTAACCGGCCTCCGGCCGAACCGCGCCTTGGGGAATTTCTGGCCGGAGGACGCGGCCTGCTTGTCGTGGCTGGACGAGCAGCAGCCGGGTTCCGTCGTCTACGTGGCTTTCGGGAGTTTCACCATCTTCGACCGCGGCCAGTTCCAGGAGTTCGCGCTCGGGCTGGAGGCGACTGGCCTACCGTTCTTGTGGGTGGTCCGGCCCGACCTAACCGGTGACACTGCCGATGCCTATCCGGATGGATTCAAAGAGCGTGTCGGAGACAGAGGGAGGATTGTGGCTTGGGCACCTCAACAGAAGGTGCTGGCTCACCCTTCTGTCGCTTGCTTCGTGTCTCACTGCGGTTGGAACTCCACCATGGAAGGCGTCAGGAACGGGAAGCTCTTCCTCTGTTGGCCATATTTTACGGACCAATTCCTGAACCAGAACTACATTTGTGACGATTGGAAGGTGGGTTTACCCTTGACGCCTGACGAGAGTGGGATCATTAAGCGAGAACAGGTGAAATCCAAGGTAGAAGAGTTGCTTTCGAACGAGGAGATGAGAGCAAGGGCATCGATGTTGAAGGAGAACGCTCAGCAGAACCTTAACGAAGGCGGCGCTTCGTTCGAGAATCTTAAGACCTTTATGGATGCTTTCCAGGCATAG